The following are encoded together in the Lathyrus oleraceus cultivar Zhongwan6 chromosome 3, CAAS_Psat_ZW6_1.0, whole genome shotgun sequence genome:
- the LOC127127337 gene encoding CBL-interacting protein kinase 18 — protein MEQKGNVLLQKYELGRLLGQGTFAKVYHARNLITGMSVAIKVVDKEKVLKVGMVDQIKREISAMKLVRHPNVVELYEVMATKTKIFIIMEYAKGGELFNKIAKGKLKVDVARAYFQQLMSAVDYCHSRGVCHRDLKPENLLLDENENLKVSDFGLSALSESKRQDGLLHTTCGTPAYVAPEVINRKGYDGSKADLWSCGVILFVLLAGSLPFQDQNLMEMYRKISEAEFKFPKWFALEVRRLLSKILDPNPKTRISIAKIMESSWFRKGLEKPVVIETENHELATQPTDGVFEVSENGSGSITETKQQVKPCNNLNAFDIISFSSGFDLSGLFEDTILEKETRFLSNKPASIIISKLAEICKRLCLKIKKKDGGLLKLEGRKGTLNIDVEIFEITPHFHLVELKKSDGDTSDYLKLLQQEIRPALKDIVWNWQEQFQHEVVQEEHQPSLAQI, from the coding sequence ATGGAACAGAAGGGAAATGTGTTATTGCAAAAATACGAGCTGGGAAGATTATTAGGCCAAGGAACGTTTGCTAAGGTCTACCATGCTAGGAACCTTATAACTGGCATGAGTGTGGCCATTAAAGTAGTTGATAAAGAAAAGGTTTTGAAAGTAGGGATGGTTGATCAAATTAAGCGGGAAATTTCGGCCATGAAATTAGTCAGACATCCGAATGTCGTTGAGCTTTATGAGGTAATGGCCACTAAAACCAAGATTTTCATTATCATGGAGTATGCAAAAGGCGGCGAGCTCTTTAACAAGATAGCCAAGGGAAAGCTCAAGGTGGACGTTGCCAGGGCATATTTTCAGCAGCTGATGAGCGCAGTTGACTACTGCCACAGCAGGGGTGTGTGTCATCGGGATTTAAAACCCGAAAATCTACTATTGGATGAAAATGAGAATTTGAAGGTTTCGGATTTTGGTTTAAGTGCCCTTTCTGAATCGAAGCGCCAAGATGGGTTACTTCACACTACATGTGGTACCCCTGCGTATGTTGCTCCGGAAGTGATAAACAGAAAGGGTTATGATGGAAGCAAAGCTGATTTATGGTCGTGCGGGGTAATCTTGTTTGTTCTATTGGCTGGTTCTCTTCCATTCCAAGATCAAAATCTAATGGAGATGTATCGGAAAATCAGTGAAGCGGAATTCAAATTTCCTAAATGGTTTGCACTAGAGGTTCGCCGTTTGCTGTCCAAAATATTGGATCCAAATCCAAAGACTCGGATATCAATAGCCAAGATCATGGAAAGTTCTTGGTTTAGAAAGGGATTAGAGAAGCCGGTTGTTATCGAGACTGAAAACCATGAACTAGCTACTCAGCCCACTGATGGAGTGTTTGAAGTATCCGAAAACGGTAGTGGTTCTATTACGGAGACAAAACAACAGGTGAAGCCTTGCAACAACTTGAACGCCTTTGATATAATCTCCTTCTCGTCTGGTTTTGATTTATCCGGTTTGTTCGAAGACACAATTCTAGAAAAAGAGACGCGGTTTTTGTCTAACAAGCCAGCCTCGATTATAATCTCTAAGCTGGCAGAAATTTGCAAGCGTCTTTGTTTGAAAATTAAGAAAAAAGACGGAGGTTTGTTAAAGCTGGAAGGTAGGAAAGGGACACTGAATATCGATGTTGAGATTTTCGAGATTACGCCTCACTTCCATCTTGTGGAACTTAAGAAGTCCGACGGGGATACATCAGACTATCTGAAGCTTTTGCAGCAGGAGATTAGACCAGCACTTAAGGATATTGTGTGGAACTGGCAAGAACAATTTCAACATGAAGTAGTGCAGGAAGAACATCAACCATCTCTTGCTCAAATTTAG